GTGGATGCCGCCTCCCTCGTTGACGAGCAGGGAGCTGACCACCTCGGCACCCGCGGCCGTGCCGACGATGCGGCCGAGCTCGGCCGACAGCTGCCACTCGGCCCACTCCGGCGCGCCCCAGCCGTTGAAGGTCCAGTCCACGGCGCCGAGCGCGCCGGGCCGCTCGTCGTCGACGACGAAGGTCGGTCCGACGTCCCGCATCCAGAACTCGTCGAGCGGAGCCTCGAGGATCTCGATGTCCGACCCCAGCATCCGCCGCGCGCGACCGGTCTCCGACGGGTCGACGACCATCGTGAGCGGCTCGAACTCCGCGACGGCATGCGCCACGGCGGTCCACGCCGCGTAGCCTTCGTCGCGCAGGGCGTCGGTGTCGCCGAGGGTCAGCCCCTCGCGGGGGAACGCCATCCACGTGCGATCGTGCCGAGCGGTCTCGGCGGGCATGCGCCAGGCCATGCCGGCACCTCCGTGTCATTAGTTGATCAAGTGATCAATAAGATGCGAAGATAGCCAGGAGGAGGTCGGGATGTCAAGCACCGCGCGCAAGAAGGCCGCCCGCAAGTCGGCGGCCGAGCGCTCCGCCGAGATCGCGGAGGCAGCACGCGACCTCGCGCTCGCCGAGGGCCTCTCCGCCGTGAGCCTGCGGGCCGTGGCCGCCCGCATCGACGTCGCACCGGCGCTCGTCGCGCACTACGAGCCCAACATGGACGCCCTCGTCGCGGCATCCTTCCGCACCGTCGTCTCACCCGAGCTCGACGAGATGCGCCGCGTGATCGCGGCCGCACCGACGGCGACCGTAGCGCTCGCCGGACTTCTCGCGACCCTTCTCGACGGCACGCGCGATGACGTGACGGTCGTCTGGGTCGAAGCCTGGGCGATGGGCCGGCGCAACGAGACGCTCGCTGCGGCCGTGCGCGCCGAGATGGACGCATGGCAGGCGGTCGTCAAGGGCGTCGTCGACGAGGG
This genomic interval from Microbacterium sp. 4R-513 contains the following:
- a CDS encoding TetR family transcriptional regulator C-terminal domain-containing protein; protein product: MSSTARKKAARKSAAERSAEIAEAARDLALAEGLSAVSLRAVAARIDVAPALVAHYEPNMDALVAASFRTVVSPELDEMRRVIAAAPTATVALAGLLATLLDGTRDDVTVVWVEAWAMGRRNETLAAAVRAEMDAWQAVVKGVVDEGVRTGEFETDASATADVAWQILGMIDGLNAQALVRWNDERARGSALHRAIEGMLGLDRLALDRP